One Leishmania major strain Friedlin complete genome, chromosome 29 DNA segment encodes these proteins:
- a CDS encoding conserved hypothetical protein (previous protein_id=AAZ09657.1) — MSEANFETPPSYTNWGLVLDGDVQQDTVSRGGYCTAQQLRFRRTPRLSDRAGSATSTAAAVAIRQANSSNSGHPYPGSVAVLDDWERSAVDLYREIRRHRSERPQQARNGAKLRDSTQAGRPLHTSEGSSPSPYAALMGTAFPQLLGGPFAPPVPAPADLAGDSTAGTPQLTSSSPLLLQYFLSIGYPLRLPYNTESAAASHSVALVAVAQETVAWFEDSGVAVENTAPSRIAAPLHRFSVRLLPDVVQQMVSAHRMMPATAAAWLLRVYVGLLTPWEAKEYSIQAEIMADHGCENGTLDPGMPPAFCMEGVWRWANAMCTAVYHLQTSTHPESETSLHESEKRSSDAVSSSGSDKTAPLQRMQSLASERRTEDVGWRLFALTVLQKTTTLILRGCFTTSTGDATNASQDSTSAEIKEERDARGGLKQDAVGAQSWSPQASETVMPPVPTTRVVVEGLVCFALLVRLHERFPKRGEMRHDAGGVHARTAATHVADAAQLMVEKHWEGHAQLAVQQLPHLPPHYHHLVHMMDFVLTN, encoded by the coding sequence ATGAGCGAGGCAAATTTTGAAACGCCACCGTCTTACACGAACTGGGGGCTTGTGCTTGACGGCGATGTGCAACAAGATACCgtcagccgcggcggctaCTGCACAGCACAGCAGTTGCGCTTTCGGCGAACTCCACGACTGTCTGACCGAGCTGGATCTGCCACGTCtaccgccgcagcagtggccaTCCGTCAGgcaaacagcagcaacagcggccaCCCCTACCCTGGCAGTGTCGCAGTTCTCGACGACTGGGAGCGCTCTGCCGTGGACCTGTACCGAGAGATTCGCCGCCACCGAAGCGAAAGACCGCAACAGGCGCGCAACGGCGCCAAGCTGCGTGACAGTACGCAGGCGGGGCGCCCTCTTCATACCTCGGAGGGCTCCTCGCCGTCTCCGTACGCTGCGTTGATGGGGACGGCATTTCCACAGCTGCTTGGCGGGCCGTTTGCGCCTCCGGTGCCGGCGCCCGCTGACCTGGCAGGTGACAGTACGGCAGGCACGCCCCAGTTGACTTCATCCTCTCCATTACTGCTGCAGTATTTTCTCTCCATTGGGTatccgctgcgcctcccttACAATACGGAGTCGGCCGCCGCTTCGCATTCTGTTGCTCttgtcgccgtcgcacaGGAGACAGTCGCGTGGTTCGAggacagcggcgtggcggtggaGAACACGGCACCAAGTAGGAttgccgcgccgctgcaccgcttcagcgtccgcctcctccctgaTGTCGTGCAGCAGATGGTCTCAGCGCACCGGATGATGCcggcgaccgcggcggcgtggctgctgcgcgtgtaTGTCGGCCTTCTGACGCCGTGGGAGGCAAAGGAGTACAGCATCCAGGCTGAAATAATGGCGGACCACGGCTGTGAGAACGGCACACTCGATCCCGGGATGCCGCCCGCGTTCTGCATGGAAGGTGTCTGGCGCTGGGCCAACGCCATGTGCACGGCGGTGTACCATCTACAGACTAGCACCCACCCTGAGAGCGAGACGAGCCTCCACGAAAGCGAGAAGCGGTCCTCCGACGctgtgagcagcagcggaagtGATAAAACCGCGCCTCTGCAAAGAATGCAGTCGCTTGCAAGTGAGCGTCGCACTGAAGACGTTGGATGGAGGCTCTTCGCCCTCACCGTCCTTCAGAAAACCACCACGCTCATTCTGCGCGGCTGCTTCACCACGTCAACGGGCGACGCAACCAATGCGTCACAAGactccaccagcgccgagATAAAAGAGGAGCGGGACGCTCGAGGTGGACTGAAACAAGACGCCGTGGGCGCGCAATCATGGTCGCCACAGGCATCAGAGACCGTAATGCCACCGGTGCCCACCACCCGCGTTGTTGTGGAAGGACTGGTGTGTTTCGCGCTCCTTGTGCGACTTCACGAGCGATTCCCCAAACGCGGGGAGATGCGGCATGATGCCGGAGGTGTGCAcgcccgcaccgctgccacccacgtcgcggacgcggcgcagcttaTGGTCGAGAAACACTGGGAGGGGCACGCAcagctggcggtgcagcagctgccacaCCTTCCTCCACACTACCATCATCTTGTGCACATGATGGACTTTGTGCTCACCAACTGA
- a CDS encoding conserved hypothetical protein (previous protein_id=AAZ09746.1), giving the protein MAGGATGAAHSNYPHTFSAELIRHCEDGCIPPEVFADARTLLDDEHRRRYVRINPRSEERVLDAGAEAILRLDAHSTAARMGTSTLLSPEEQRMGATLHASMRAGPTKAPPTATDEAVASQRRNRNARDDAPRAGVLRLGLAALTGLPLKSVEPVAWLPCGVFALPWSYAMGGNPLFLDGTLLAMDAASIAAVVALHPRKGDRVLDLCCAPGMKLGLLADAVTRGHAGAAGVPLSVASPSLDDGLVVGVDVNLSRLYMTRSTLKKQQQQQQQQLGGTADTQSSLPVCLFAGDGCHFSMESAAAALDLTGSAVDAGTGLTKVERRRLQRQHNATTTTVGSKRGRLASGAAACVVSHETDSSPPPTVVYAPAHMRAIVAAWLHEKACDSQAADALTTSPSQPQPQPLLFDRVLVDAECSHDGSVAHMQLGAPHANTADTVHNSAPGACSASSAVSTIRKGRGVGNEYRMHHMNLGIAEGEVRSQTEKAPSASSQPLASSHAGGGEHSKQDALSPSAASIFALQSKLLDNGYRQLRPGGTLVYATCSYSYVQNEYVVHRFLERANAVNEKVDQGDVRGRPTANEVPRRPTAVLVPAFSYAHEAGGKSVPGVASDDAVAACVQMDSEEQRRDVQRLLDAHVFDYGTVQRGQDRYAYVEGANHGAPSADERATLGSRFWPRLFRSSFLYVAKIWKRPPDVTVSVEGGSRGVVSEE; this is encoded by the coding sequence aTGGCTGGAGGTGCCACTGGTGCAGCACACAGCAACTACCCACACACATTTTCAGCTGAGCTTATCCGTCATTGCGAGGATGGATGCATTCCACCCGAGGTGTTCGCTGACGCACGTACGTTGCTCGACGATGAACACCGTCGCCGCTATGTCCGTATCAATCCGAGATCCGAGGAACGGGTACTGGACGCTGGGGCGGAAGCCATTCTGCGGCTGGACGCACACTCGACGGCAGCACGGATGGGCACAAGCACGTTGCTGTCTCCTGAAGAACAGAGGATGGGCGCCACGCTGCACGCCTCGATGCGTGCAGGCCCCACAAAGGCACCCCCGACGGCCACCGATGAGGCTGTCGCTTCACAGCGTCGAAACCGCAACGCTCGCGACGACGCTCCGCGCGCCGGTGTGTTACGCCTCGGCCTCGCTGCGCTCACTGGCCTGCCCTTGAAGTCCGTCGAGCCGGTGGCGTGGCTGCCCTGCGGTGTGTTTGCCCTCCCGTGGTCGTACGCCATGGGCGGCAACCCTCTTTTTCTGGACGGGACGCTGCTTGCGATGGATGCGGCGTCGatagcggcggtggtggctctGCATCCGCGCAAGGGGGATCGTGTTCTGGACCTTTGCTGTGCTCCTGGCATGAAACTGGGGCTTCTGGCGGATGCAGTGACGAGGGggcacgccggtgccgccggcgtgcCCCTCTCCgtggcgtcgccgtcccTAGACGACGGCCTCGTTGTTGGCGTGGATGTGAATCTCTCTCGCCTATATATGACTCGATCCACACTCaaaaaacagcagcagcagcagcagcagcagctgggcGGCACCGCTGACACGCAGTCATCGCTTCCTGTGTGCTTGTTTGCCGGTGATGGGTGCCACTTCTCCATGGaaagcgcggcggcagcgctcgaTCTGACCGGATCGGCTGTGGATGCTGGCACAGGACTGACGAAGGtagagaggcggcggcttcaGCGTCAGCACAACGCGACCACGACAACCGTAGGATCGAAGCGAGGCCGTCTCGCTTCGGGGGCAGCTGCGTGTGTAGTCTCTCACGAGACGGATTCGAGTCCGCCGCCAACCGTAGTCTATGCCCCCGCCCACATGCGCGCCATTGTGGCTGCATGGCTGCACGAAAAAGCCTGCGACTCGCAAGCGGCTGACGCATTGACTACGTCACCGTCgcaaccgcagccgcagccgctgctttTTGACCGCGTTCTTGTGGATGCAGAATGCTCGCACGACGGCTCTGTCGCCCACATGCAACTCGGTGCGCCGCATGCGAATACCGCTGATACAGTGCACAACTCCGCGCCTGGTGCGtgctcggcgtcctcggCCGTATCGACCATTCGGAAAGGCAGAGGCGTTGGTAACGAGTATCGCATGCATCACATGAACCTTGGCATCGCGGAGGGTGAAGTGAGGTCGCAGACAGAGAAGGCGCCATCAGCATCTTCGCAGCCCCTTGCAAGCTCTCATGCTGGGGGCGGCGAGCACAGCAAGCAAgacgccctctccccttcggCCGCCTCTATCTTTGCTCTCCAGTCGAAGCTGCTAGACAATGGCTATCGTCAGCTTCGGCCAGGTGGGACACTTGTGTATGCGACCTGCTCCTACTCGTACGTGCAAAACGAGTATGTTGTGCACCGATTCCTGGAGCGCGCCAACGCGGTCAATGAGAAGGTGGATCAGGGCGACGTGCGCGGTCGTCCCACGGCCAATGAAGTCCCGAGACGGCCTACAGCCGTTTTGGTGCCAGCCTTCTCGTACGCGCACGAGGCCGGCGGGAAGAGTGTGCCTGGGGTTgccagcgacgacgccgtcgctgcttgcGTGCAGATGGACAGCGAAGAGCAACGGCGTGACGTTCAGCGACTCCTGGATGCACACGTCTTCGACTATGGCACAGTGCAGAGAGGGCAGGACAGGTATGCTTATGTCGAAGGTGCCAACCACGGCGCCCCCTCTGCGGATGAGCGCGCCACCTTGGGGAGTCGTTTCTGGCCCCGCCTCTTTCGGTCCAGCTTTCTCTACGTGGCAAAGATATGGAAGAGGCCACCAGACGTTACTGTATCGGTTGAGGGCGGGAGTAGGGGTGTCGTCAGTGAGGAGTAA
- a CDS encoding conserved hypothetical protein (previous protein_id=AAZ09658.1), which translates to MRRTLALYKQGRSREPNVGRLLYGKRKNLVHHASEAKPSVTAVLAQTPTERLPVAVKHALQVKELHREQIATLLKQHRALRRFDRTEVIVQALRDAKQPLTSQHYCVLMAHANDERQTRRALQFWKDAVSEGKVNERLHGALMSTYRNAGNWRAAMRHCERMWRDQQVLDPLAAHAVMNACRRYGPWQMGLKVFSDAVQHGTKPNGVVYLELLRLIAQSKMPARWMYGLAILRALEASVEVTAGHYNAVLATMGGRNWEKGIELFHSMQVHNVQPSTETLNTVQQLHPHSVSHCIRCVAEAHALGMPITDTMYRNVLLNLFRMQLNNEATQFAEREYKLDCVDAGNPLTHTLSLSVAMVDALLSHPRPHDALLVYESFQDKIGDVVAAATRQLGTSGSLEQRWLVQGRVAVVDHNVLLSTTFESLIHHYDSVFVPFASVRLLVRRARENGHSVQGLHMKTTLRRIGLLLKREEWRMLRVLPYAHQLLAHTYLSEGGPASPEALKALREEAETQSLLPESPQTPTAVAKAVSAYGQALLRRLTPVGEAAEVAGAVRADQSGERGTEDAAKNLVIREAAGGAADTGASSLVSSKAWPAATAPFPMVLHSPRRITSVERVTAVAAMLKSLNPDAEVHVLSTNASQLAAVRHWNAVRVGVLLVPVHYPDQLRQMAPPALPISEGAVAAAMAAPGFRGPKPRL; encoded by the coding sequence aTGCGGCGCACTCTGGCGCTGTATAAGCAAGGGCGTTCACGAGAGCCGAACGTGGGTCGACTTCTCTACGGCAAACGCAAGAACCTTGTTCATCATGCCAGCGAAGCCAAGCCGTCTGTCACGGCTGTTCTAGCGCAGACCCCGACGGAGCGGCTGCCGGTGGCCGTGAAGCACGCCCTGCAGGTAAAGGAGCTCCACCGGGAGCAGATCGCCACTCTCCTCAAGCAAcaccgcgcgctgcgccggttTGACCGCACCGAGGTGATCGTTCAGGCGCTCCGCGATGCCAAGCAGCCTCTAACGTCGCAGCACTACTGCGTCCTCATGGCCCACGCGAATGACGAGCGGCAAACACGCAGAGCGCTGCAGTTCTGGAAGGACGCCGTCTCAGAGGGTAAGGTGAATGAACGCCTTCACGGCGCCCTCATGTCGACCTACCGTAACGCCGGTAACTGGAGGGCGGCAATGCGGCACTGCGAAAGAATGTGGAGGGATCAGCAGGTGCTGGACCCTCTTGCTGCCCACGCTGTCATGAACGCGTGCCGCCGCTACGGGCCCTGGCAGATGGGCCTAAAGGTCTTCTCAGACGCCGTCCAGCACGGCACGAAGCCGAACGGCGTCGTCTACCTCGAGCTCCTTCGCCTCATCGCACAAAGCAAGATGCCGGCGCGGTGGATGTACGGTCTGGCGATTCTGCGCGCACTGGAGGCAAGCGTGGAGGTGACGGCGGGGCACTACAACGCGGTCCTCGCCACCATGGGAGGCCGTAACTGGGAGAAGGGCATCGAACTGTTTCACTCCATGCAGGTGCACAACGTGCAGCCCAGCACCGAGACTCTCAACacagtgcagcagctccatccGCACAGCGTGTCCCACTGCATCCGCTGCGTCGCtgaggcgcacgcgcttgGCATGCCAATAACCGACACCATGTACCGCAACGTCCTGCTAAACCTGTTCCGAATGCAGCTGAACAACGAGGCAACCCAGTTTGCGGAGCGCGAGTACAAGCTGGACTGTGTCGATGCCGGCAACCCACTGACCCACACACTTTCCCTGAGTGTCGCCATGGTGGATGCGCTGCTTTCCCATCCCCGTCCCCACGACGCCCTGCTCGTGTACGAGTCCTTCCAGGATAAGATTGGCGACGTTGTGGCAgctgcgacgcggcagctggGAACCAGCGGCTCCCTGGAGCAGCGCTGGCTCGTGCAAGGGCGGGTGGCTGTCGTTGACCACAACGTCTTGCTCTCGACGACCTTCGAGTCCCTTATTCACCACTACGACTCGGTGTTTGTTCCGTTTGCGTCGGTGCGcctgctggtgcggcgcgccCGCGAGAATGGCCACTCAGTGCAAGGGCTCCATATGAAGACGACGCTGCGTCGCATTGGACTTCTGCTGAAACGGGAGGAGTGGCGCATGCTGCGTGTGCTTCCCTATGCACACCAGCTTCTTGCACACACGTACCTCTCCGAAGGCGGGCCAGCCAGTCCggaggcgctgaaggcgcTGCGTGAAGAGGCGGAGACGCAGAGCCTGCTGCCCGAAAGCCCTCAGACTCCGACAGCAGTGGCGAAGGCCGTTTCCGCGTATGGCCaagcgctgctgaggcgtCTCACACCTGTTGGAGAGGCCGCTGAGGTCGCTGGCGCCGTGAGAGCCGATCAGAGTGGAGAACGCGGCACAGAGGACGCCGCGAAGAACCTCGTGATACgcgaagcagctggaggcgctgccgacACAGGTGCTTCCTCGCTCGTTTCTTCGAAGGCGTGGCCCGCCGCGACTGCACCCTTCCCGATGGTGCTGCACTCGCCCCGCCGCATCACCTCCGTGGAGCGCGTGACAGCAGTGGCCGCCATGCTCAAGTCTCTCAACCCCGATGCGGAGGTGCACGTGCTTTCCACAAACGCATCGCAACTTGCAGCGGTGCGTCATTGGAATGCAGTGCGTGTCGGTGTTCTTCTTGTCCCGGTGCACTACCCCGATCAACTCAGACAGATGGCGCCCCCTGCATTGCCGATCAGCGagggcgccgtcgccgctgcgatGGCTGCACCCGGTTTCAGAGGACCAAAGCCACGACTGTAA
- a CDS encoding putative serine/threonine protein kinase (previous protein_id=AAZ09659.1): protein MAQAAYPPSREGSYPHSRSGGPPANPMLPEQMIGSYVIRETIGRGSFGKVKKGRHVHTGEYVAIKILNRQKLKSANMDKKIHREIEILQLFSHPNICRLYEVISTPTDMYLIMEYVEGGELYDYIVQKGRVRESEARYIFQQIVCAIEYCHHFRVVHRDLKPENILLGTGLQVKLIDFGLSNITKDGEFLATSCGSPNYAAPEVISGKLYFGPEVDVWSCGVILYALLCGCLPFDEDSIPLLFSKIKKGKYAIPSNMQAGPRELIQQILVVDPLVRLTIPQIRDNAWFNQRLPMRLSYSESIFSVKEDRILSVLVSETAKRLGVRDRDVRKELELGYGAAFVAYNILLDARRRREIAAEVRELGMSGDESRGVNHVIGAQQTKFQPKATERELNMGLMLTQSPAMVVLLDEEDATRNKWAYNRGCFVPASVATLGDPTKVSDTSLSDGSGNGGPGGSIAVGSFRITSKMCSGSLVGSASVGSSSYAPGSLRGAAGLTGGSSSYRRAGMQCSTGGTAASQLGANLSDQPRVGSVARKHAMYTAEEEQFIVENNYGWRIGIMTDWRAEQALSAIYDVLRTFKMQWKVVSPFRLLARSTAETWSVVADSTQSRNASTRRNTLSTYSVESSAPIRIGCRSGAPGSGSSDDHEDGGIAGSTQRDEECIHSHITRTRRPGAAARRFGSAPGGGFTSSSQVARGNYFGGLQGGDEEAAMVSGSAASGILQSAHVIESGSESTSSPRDPRSASPPASAAVSTSAVAEPASPPANPVVLSLYFFRIHERHDKGYLVDFKVVRNAMVAADLVLLLSDALVRKLG from the coding sequence ATGGCACAGGCCGCGTACCCACCGTCACGAGAAGGCAGCTACCCACACTCTCGTAGCGGTGGCCCCCCCGCGAACCCGATGCTGCCCGAGCAGATGATCGGCAGCTACGTCATTCGCGAGACCATCGGCCGCGGTAGCTTTGGCAAGGTGAAGAAAGGGCGACACGTGCACACTGGAGAGTATGTCGCCATCAAGATCCTCAACCGCCAAAAACTCAAGTCCGCCAACATGGACAAGAAGATTCACCGCGAGATCGAAATTCTGCAGCTGTTCTCTCACCCGAACATCTGCCGTCTCTACGAGGTCATCTCCACACCTACGGACATGTACCTTATTATGGAGTACGTGGAAGGCGGAGAGCTGTACGACTACATTGTCCAGAAGGGCCGCGTGCGGGAAAGTGAAGCGCGTTACATCTTCCAGCAGATCGTGTGCGCGATCGAGTACTGCCACCACTTCCGCGTCGTGCATCGCGATCTGAAGCCAGAGAACATTCTGCTGGGAACTGGGCTGCAGGTAAAGCTGATCGACTTTGGTCTTTCGAACATCACGAAGGATGGCGAGTTCCTCGCGACGTCGTGCGGGTCGCCCAATTACGCCGCACCCGAGGTCATTTCAGGTAAACTGTACTTTGGCCCAGAGGTGGATGTATGGTCTTGTGGTGTCATTCTCTACGCGCTGCTCTGCGGGTGCCTGCCGTTCGACGAGGATAGCATCCCGCTCCTTTTCAGCAAGATCAAGAAAGGCAAGTACGCCATCCCATCCAACATGCAGGCGGGGCCGCGGGAGCTCATTCAGCAGATCCTCGTCGTGGACCCACTCGTACGGCTCACCATCCCGCAAATCCGCGACAACGCCTGGTTCAATCAGCGCCTGCCAATGCGGCTGTCTTACAGTGAGTCCATCTTCAGCGTGAAGGAAGACCGCATTTTATCGGTACTGGTGAGCGAAACAGCGAAGCGGCTGGGGGTGCGGGACAGAGATGTGCGCAAGGAGCTCGAGCTCGGCTACGGGGCCGCCTTTGTCGCCTATAATATTCTGTTGGAtgcacggcgccgtcgcgagATCGCGGCTGAAGTGCGCGAGCTTGGCATGTCCGGCGATGAGTCCCGCGGAGTGAACCATGTCATCGGCGCTCAGCAGACGAAGTTTCAGCCCAAGGCGACAGAGCGGGAGCTCAACATGGGCCTCATGCTGACGCAGAGCCCCgcgatggtggtgctgctTGACGAAGAAGACGCCACGAGGAACAAATGGGCCTACAACCGCGGCTGCTTCGTGCCCGCTTCCGTCGCAACCCTTGGCGACCCAACAAAGGTGAGCGATACAAGCCTGagcgatggcagcggcaaTGGTGGCCCAGGCGGGTCGATCGCAGTCGGCTCCTTCCGTATCACTTCGAAAATGTGCTCCGGATCCCTGGTCGGCTCCGCCAGCGTAGGCTCTTCCTCGTATGCGCCAGGCAGtctgcgcggcgcggcggggctcactggcggcagcagcagctaccGGCGTGCTGGCATGCAGTGCAGCACTGGGGGaaccgccgcctcgcagctGGGGGCGAACCTGAGCGACCAGCCGCGCGTCGGATCTGTAGCCCGCAAGCACGCCATGTACACcgcagaggaagagcagtTCATTGTGGAGAACAACTACGGCTGGCGCATCGGTATCATGACGGACTGGCGGGCAGAGCAGGCGCTTTCCGCCATCTATGACGTCCTGCGCACCTTCAAGATGCAGTGGAAGGTGGTCTCGCCCTTCCGCCTCCTGGCACGGTCAACGGCCGAGACATGGAGTGTGGTGGCGGACTCGACGCAGAGCCGCAACGCTTCCACGCGCCGAAATACGCTAAGCACCTACTCCGTTGAATCCTCTGCACCGATCCGCAttggctgccgcagcggtgccccagggagcggcagcagtgacgATCACGAGGACGGAGGCATCGCTGGTAGCACGCAACGCGACGAGGAGTGCATCCACTCACACATCACCCGCACACGCCGgccaggcgctgcggctcgCCGTTTCGGGAgtgcaccaggtggcggcTTCACTAGCTCGAGCCAGGTCGCGCGCGGCAACTATTTCGGCGGCCTACAGGGCGGAGACGAGGAAGCGGCGATGGTCTCTGGAAGCGCGGCGTCGGGGATACTGCAGTCAGCACACGTGATTGAAAGCGGGTCTGAGTCAACGTCCTCGCCGCGTGACCCACGCAGCGCATCGCCACCAGCGAGCGCCGCTGTCTCCACCTCCGCAGTTGCGGAACCAGCCTCGCCGCCGGCAAATCCTGTCGTTCTTTCCCTCTATTTCTTTCGCATTCACGAGCGGCACGATAAAGGTTACCTGGTGGATTTCAAGGTCGTGCGCAATGCCATGGTCGCCGCGGACCTGGTGCTTCTCCTCTCTGATGCGCTGGTCAGGAAGTTGGGCTAA